In the Carassius auratus strain Wakin chromosome 50, ASM336829v1, whole genome shotgun sequence genome, one interval contains:
- the LOC113067074 gene encoding protein BANP-like isoform X2, translating to MMSEQDLVEIVQIAVADLNHEGHQADVLENNEDADQPGRKRARLDISQEASIKAMLVSISQVICQRLDSMEAKLQVLEDTCRGLVEKLDTVMGKNQSTIQVPMVSGSPFGATQTCDKVRCVVPQTNVIVSGERPKTREETSPHTSDSLENLLSNTVGRGRQKTILLKVPVQEEVQEDQESGSETSDSVSNSGQPLSQNTNNVTLITLNSEEDYPAGTWLGDENNPEMRVRCPVSPADMLHVSTNCRTAEKMALTLLDYLFHREVQAVSNLSGQGKHGKKQLDPLMIYGIRCHLFHKFTITESDWYRIKQSIDSKCRTAWRRKQRGQSLAVKSFSRRTPASQNSPDGVSAAETSAIETSSQQALHYALAGATQQVQIHRIGEDGQVQVIPQGHLHIAQVPQGEQVQITQDSEGNLQIHQVHVGQDGQVLRGPQLIAVASTDGTGGVDASPLQGNDIQVQYVQLGTVTDHTGAVQAEGLTPALQAEMDVKDAIQLQQAENGEVVQIQMPGT from the exons ATGATGTCCGAGCAAGATTTGGTGGAGATCGTCCAGATCGCGGTGGCAGATCTGAACCACGAAGGACACCAAGCGG ATGTCCTGGAGAATAATGAAGACGCCGATCAACCGGGCAGGAAACGAGCAAGACTGGACATAAGCCAAGAAGCATCTATAAAG GCGATGCTGGTGTCCATCAGTCAGGTCATCTGCCAGCGGCTGGACAGCATGGAGGCCAAGCTGCAGGTGCTCGAGGACACCTGTCGAGGGTTAGTGGAGAAGCTGGACACAGTGATGGGGAAGAACCAGTCCACGATCCAGGTCCCCATGGTGTCAGGATCCCCGTTCGGAGCCACTCAGACCTGTGATAAAGTACGCTG CGTTGTTCCTCAGACAAACGTCATCGTGAGTGGAGAGCGGCCGAAGACACGGGAGGAGACTTCACCGCACACGTCAGACTCTTTAGAGAACCTGCTCAGCAA TACTGTTGGGCGAGGACGACAGAAGACGATATTGCTGAAGGTTCCCGTCCAGGAAGAGGTCCAGGAGGATCAGGAAAGCGGCTCTGAAACCAGTGATTCGGTGTCTAACAGCGGCCAGCCGTTATCTCAGAATACCAACAACGTCACGCTCATCACTCTCAACTCAGAGG AGGACTATCCTGCAGGAACGTGGCTGGGTGATGAGAACAACCCTGAGATGCGTGTGCGCTGTCCGGTGTCTCCCGCAGACATGCTGCACGTCAGCACTAACTGTCGCACGGCAGAGAAGATGGCCCTGACGCTGCTGGACTATCTGTTCCACCGCGAGGTGCAGGCCGTCTCCAACCTCTCCGGACAGGGCAAGCACGGCAAGAAACAGCTGGACCCGCTCATGATCTACGGCATCCGCT GTCACCTGTTCCACAAGTTCACCATAACCGAGTCCGACTGGTACCGCATCAAGCAGAGCATCGACTCCAAGTGTCGCACCGCTTGGCGCCGGAAGCAGCGAGGACAGAGTTTGGCGGTTAAGAGTTTCTCACGAAGAACCCCCGCCTCGCAGAACAGCCCAG ATGGAGTGTCGGCCGCAGAGACGTCAGCTATTGAGACCTCTTCCCAGCAGGCCTTGCACTACGCGCTGGCTGGAGCCACACAACAAGTCCAGATCCACCGTATTGGAGAAGACGGGCAGGTGCAAGTG ATACCGCAGGGACACCTCCACATCGCTCAGGTGCCCCAGGGCGAACAGGTGCAGATCACGCAGGACAGCGAG GGCAACCTACAGATCCACCAAGTGCATGTTGGGCAAGATGGCCAG GTTTTAAGAGGACCACAGCTCATCGCAGTGGCGTCGACCGACGGGACGGGTGGGGTGGACGCATCTCCTCTCCAGGGTAACGATATTCAGGTGCAATACGTCCAGCTGGGAACGGTGACCGACCACACCGGCGCAGTACAA
- the LOC113067074 gene encoding protein BANP-like isoform X1 — MMSEQDLVEIVQIAVADLNHEGHQADVLENNEDADQPGRKRARLDISQEASIKAMLVSISQVICQRLDSMEAKLQVLEDTCRGLVEKLDTVMGKNQSTIQVPMVSGSPFGATQTCDKVRCVVPQTNVIVSGERPKTREETSPHTSDSLENLLSNTVGRGRQKTILLKVPVQEEVQEDQESGSETSDSVSNSGQPLSQNTNNVTLITLNSEEDYPAGTWLGDENNPEMRVRCPVSPADMLHVSTNCRTAEKMALTLLDYLFHREVQAVSNLSGQGKHGKKQLDPLMIYGIRCHLFHKFTITESDWYRIKQSIDSKCRTAWRRKQRGQSLAVKSFSRRTPASQNSPDGVSAAETSAIETSSQQALHYALAGATQQVQIHRIGEDGQVQVIPQGHLHIAQVPQGEQVQITQDSEGNLQIHQVHVGQDGQVNVLRGPQLIAVASTDGTGGVDASPLQGNDIQVQYVQLGTVTDHTGAVQAEGLTPALQAEMDVKDAIQLQQAENGEVVQIQMPGT; from the exons ATGATGTCCGAGCAAGATTTGGTGGAGATCGTCCAGATCGCGGTGGCAGATCTGAACCACGAAGGACACCAAGCGG ATGTCCTGGAGAATAATGAAGACGCCGATCAACCGGGCAGGAAACGAGCAAGACTGGACATAAGCCAAGAAGCATCTATAAAG GCGATGCTGGTGTCCATCAGTCAGGTCATCTGCCAGCGGCTGGACAGCATGGAGGCCAAGCTGCAGGTGCTCGAGGACACCTGTCGAGGGTTAGTGGAGAAGCTGGACACAGTGATGGGGAAGAACCAGTCCACGATCCAGGTCCCCATGGTGTCAGGATCCCCGTTCGGAGCCACTCAGACCTGTGATAAAGTACGCTG CGTTGTTCCTCAGACAAACGTCATCGTGAGTGGAGAGCGGCCGAAGACACGGGAGGAGACTTCACCGCACACGTCAGACTCTTTAGAGAACCTGCTCAGCAA TACTGTTGGGCGAGGACGACAGAAGACGATATTGCTGAAGGTTCCCGTCCAGGAAGAGGTCCAGGAGGATCAGGAAAGCGGCTCTGAAACCAGTGATTCGGTGTCTAACAGCGGCCAGCCGTTATCTCAGAATACCAACAACGTCACGCTCATCACTCTCAACTCAGAGG AGGACTATCCTGCAGGAACGTGGCTGGGTGATGAGAACAACCCTGAGATGCGTGTGCGCTGTCCGGTGTCTCCCGCAGACATGCTGCACGTCAGCACTAACTGTCGCACGGCAGAGAAGATGGCCCTGACGCTGCTGGACTATCTGTTCCACCGCGAGGTGCAGGCCGTCTCCAACCTCTCCGGACAGGGCAAGCACGGCAAGAAACAGCTGGACCCGCTCATGATCTACGGCATCCGCT GTCACCTGTTCCACAAGTTCACCATAACCGAGTCCGACTGGTACCGCATCAAGCAGAGCATCGACTCCAAGTGTCGCACCGCTTGGCGCCGGAAGCAGCGAGGACAGAGTTTGGCGGTTAAGAGTTTCTCACGAAGAACCCCCGCCTCGCAGAACAGCCCAG ATGGAGTGTCGGCCGCAGAGACGTCAGCTATTGAGACCTCTTCCCAGCAGGCCTTGCACTACGCGCTGGCTGGAGCCACACAACAAGTCCAGATCCACCGTATTGGAGAAGACGGGCAGGTGCAAGTG ATACCGCAGGGACACCTCCACATCGCTCAGGTGCCCCAGGGCGAACAGGTGCAGATCACGCAGGACAGCGAG GGCAACCTACAGATCCACCAAGTGCATGTTGGGCAAGATGGCCAGGTAAAT GTTTTAAGAGGACCACAGCTCATCGCAGTGGCGTCGACCGACGGGACGGGTGGGGTGGACGCATCTCCTCTCCAGGGTAACGATATTCAGGTGCAATACGTCCAGCTGGGAACGGTGACCGACCACACCGGCGCAGTACAA